One genomic segment of Scophthalmus maximus strain ysfricsl-2021 chromosome 3, ASM2237912v1, whole genome shotgun sequence includes these proteins:
- the cacna1fb gene encoding LOW QUALITY PROTEIN: calcium channel, voltage-dependent, L type, alpha 1F subunit (The sequence of the model RefSeq protein was modified relative to this genomic sequence to represent the inferred CDS: substituted 1 base at 1 genomic stop codon): MYEESRKSASRNGYTKAVDGEEGGGEGEEEEEGGEGDGGGEEERDAEWDEELDGENEGGVRMTRTDTLHSTTSSTGTQRRRGQHAKKQVQGSNQVQRAPRALYCLKLNNPIRRAALSIVEWKPFDIFILLAIFANCVALGVSKPFPEDDSNSTNHDLEQVEYVFLIIFTVETFLKILAYGLVMHPSSYIRNGWNLLDFVIVIVGLFSVVLETMTHKSGEQATTHHMPGKPGGLDVKALRAFRVLRPLRLVSGVPSLQIVLNSIMKAMVPLLHIALLVLFVIIIYAIIGLELFIGRMHKTCYSIATDNYVEDDPVPCAFAGHGRQCAVNGSECRGRWDGPNGGITNFDNFFFAMLTVFQCITMEGWTDVLYWMNDAIGFELPWVYFVSLVIFGSFFVLNLVLGVLSGEFSKEREKAKARGDFQKLREKQQMEEDLCGYMDWITQAEDMDELDEDGNPRPSLGDLSDKKRGKFGWFSHSNETHASLPASETGSENTENIDEEHTNCCQSCCARMMKISCCRTLRRWNRVCRRNCRTAVKSVTFYWLVLLLVFLNTSLSASEHYNQPDWLTQVQDIANKVLLSLFTVEMLLKMYSLGLAHYFVAFFNRFDCFVVCGGIMETILVELGIMPPLGISVLRCVRLLRIFKVTRHWTALSNLVASLLNSMKSIASLLLLLFLFLIIFALLGMQLFGGKFNFDETQTKRSTFDAFPQALLTCFQILTGEDWNVVMYDGIMAYGGPVFPGMIVCVYFVILFICGNYILLNVFLAIAVDNLAGGDGDDKKKEXEEGEREEEEAEEEVKVDIDEDTEYEEEEELPVGEDDGGAQINLTDLTPPKEKVLPIPEGSAFFCLSNTNPIRVACHTLIHHHIFTNLILVFIILSSCSLAAEDPIRAHSFRNNILGYADYAFTSIFTVEILLKMAVHGAFLHQGSFCRNWFNLLDLLVVSVSLVSFFLHSSAISVVKILRVLRVLRPLRAINRAKGLKHVVQCVFVAIRTIGNIMIVTTLLQFMFACIGVQLFKGKFYRCTDEAKHTPDQCKGTFVVYKDGDVSHPMVRERLWLNSDFNFDNVLMGMMALFTVSTFEGWPALLYKAIDANGENSGPIYNYRVEISIFFIVYIIIIAFFMMNIFVGFVIITFREQGEQEYKNCELDKNQRQCVEYALKAQPLKLYIPKNPVQYKFWSIINSTGFEYVMFVLILLNTVTLAVQHYEQSKTFSHIMDILNMVFTGLFTVEMLLKLLALRLRHYFVDAWNSFDALIVVGSVVDIVVTEFSSGEDSSRVSITFFRLFRVMRLVKLLSKGEGIRTLLWTFIKSLQALPYVALLIAMIFFIYAVIGMQTFGKVAMQDLTQINRNNNFQTFPQAVLLLFRCATGEAWQEIMLASLPGKRCDPESDYEPGEEFSCGSNIAIVYFISFFMLCAFLIINLFVAVIMDNFDYLTRDWSILGPHHLDEFKRIWSEYDPEAKGRIKHLDVVALLRRIQPPLGFGKLCPHRVACKRLVAMNMPLNSDGMVTFNATLFALVRTALKIKTEGNPEQENEELRGIIKKIWKRMKPKLLDEVIPPHEEEEVTVGKFYATFLIQDYFRKFRKRKERGTLTGEPDTTNTSAVQLCKAGLKTLQDLGPEMRLALNEDLDEDEEEMIEDEELEENTVYKQGENGFGPEADRRGSAVTTPTGPGGVVGDVGVSNGGLIHRVGSLTKMPNGSEHDEHLQRGDNMRSSVNHHHPRRSSIRNGQLDRSHKRPSYYKQGRRDSRDRHWRNGDTEAFGEQGYYSREEDNDSITSRERNYPDDPRLYRDHYDGHSPYTNSNFGNGYSEGRRTTRRRLLPATPTGRKPSFNIQCLRRQGSSDDLPIPGTYHPTSPPRRTRTQTFSNYESHLSSDRSVAASSASWANPCPRRGRLLYAPLILVEEEGSPPWGGGGPGGERQKGGAGRGVSVTGAEPRPAWYGGPAGTSAPPPPYRAYTTLRVPSQLGAQFTEKRGSADSLVEAVLISEGLGLYARDPKFVAFAKREIADACHMTVDEMESAASDLLGSHSFLSNTSSDPAALYSDEEPMRTGRDEDELADEMTCVTSF; the protein is encoded by the exons ATGTACGAGGAGAGCCGCAAAA gtgCCAGTCGCAATGGCTACACCAAAGCAGtggatggggaggagggaggaggggagggggaggaagaggaggagggaggagagggggatggaggaggagaggaggagagggatgcaGAGTGGGATGAGGAGCTGGACGGAGAGAACGAGGGGGGCGTGAGGATGACGAGAACGGACACACTTCACTCAACCACAAGTTCGACCGGaacgcagaggaggagaggacaacACGCCAAGAAACAG gtGCAGGGCAGTAATCAGGTCCAACGAGCGCCACGTGCATTATACTGTCTGAAACTCAACAATCCAATCAGACGAGCTGCTCTCTCTATCGTTGAGTGGAA ACCGTTCGATATCTTCATCCTGTTAGCCATCTTCGCTAACTGTGTTGCTCTGGGAGTTTCCAAACCGTTTCCTGAGGACGACTCCAACTCCACCAATCACGACCTG GAACAAGTGGAGTACGTCTTCCTGATCATCTTCACTGTGGAGACCTTCTTGAAGATCCTGGCCTACGGTCTGGTGATGCACCCCAGCTCCTACATCCGCAATGGCTGGAACCTGCTCGActtcgtcatcgtcatcgttgG ATTGTTCAGCGTCGTCTTGGAGACGATGACTCATAAGTCTGGCGAGCAGGCAACCACTCACCACATGCCAGGGAAACCTGGAGGTCTGGATGTCAAAGCTCTGAGAGCTTTCAGGGTTCTGAGGCCCCTGAGGCTGGTCTCTGGAGTCCCCA gtttGCAGATTGTGTTGAACTCCATCATGAAGGCGATGGTTCCTCTGCTCCACATCGCTCTGCTGGTTCTCTTCGTTATCATCATCTATGCCATCATCGGCCTTGAACTCTTCATCGGACGAATGCATAAGACCTGCTACTCAATAGCAACAG ATAATTATGTGGAGGATGACCCAGTGCCGTGTGCGTTTGCTGGTCACGGTCGTCAGTGCGCAGTTAACGGCTCAGAGTGTCGGGGGAGGTGGGACGGTCCCAACGGAGGAATCACCAACTTCGACAACTTCTTCTTTGCTATGTTGACCGTGTTCCAGTGCATCACTATGGAGGGATGGACAGACGTGTTGTACTGG ATGAATGACGCCATCGGGTTCGAGCTGCCCTGGGTTTATTTCGTCAGTCTTGTGATTTTCGGCTCATTCTTCGTTCTCAACCTGGTTCTGGGAGTCCTCAGCGG AGAGTTCAgtaaggagagggagaaggcaaAGGCTCGGGGAGATTTCCAGAAGCTGCGGGAGaagcagcagatggaggaggatcTGTGTGGATACATGGACTGGATCACTCAGGCTGAGGACATGGACGAACTGGATGAAGATGGAAACCCAc GTCCGTCTCTGGGTGACCTGTCAGACAAGAAGAGAGGGAAGTTTGGATGGTTCAGTCATTCCAATGAAACACACG cgaGTCTTCCTGCCAGTGAAACAGGAtctgaaaacactgaaaacatagATGAAGAACACACCAACTGCTGCCAATCCtgctg TGCCCGGATGATGAAGATCAGCTGCTG tcgtACGTTGCGTCGGTGGAATCGCGTCTGTCGAAGAAACTGTCGCACTGCTGTTAAATCAGTGACGTTTTATTGGCTTGTTCTGCTGCTCGTCTTCCTCAACACCTCCCTCAGTGCCTCCGAACACTACAACCAACCAGACTGGCTCACTCAAGTCCAGG ACATTGCCAACAAGGTGCTGCTGTCTCTGTTCACTGTGGAGATGTTGCTGAAGATGTACAGTCTGGGTCTGGCCCATTACTTCGTGGCATTCTTCAATCGATTCGACTGCTTTGTGGTGTGCGGCGGCATCATGGAGACCATCTTGGTGGAGCTGGGGATCATGCCTCCTCTGGGGATCTCTGTGCTGCGCTGCGTCCGCCTGCTGCGGATCTTCAAGGTCACACG CCATTGGACAGCTCTGTCCAATCTGGTGGCCTCCCTGCTGAACTCCATGAAGTCCATTGcctccctgctgctcctcctcttccttttcctcatcATCTTCGCTCTGCTCGGCATGCAGCTGTTCGGAGGCAAGTTCAACTTCGACGAGACGCAGACCAAACGCAGCACCTTCGACGCCTTCCCGCAGGCGCTGCTCACCTGCTTCCAG ATCCTGACAGGTGAAGACTGGAACGTTGTCATGTATGACGGCATCATGGCGTACGGAGGCCCTGTGTTTCCAGGGATGATCGTCTGTGTTTACTTCgtcatcctcttcatctgcGGAAACT ACATCCTGCTGAATGTCTTCTTGGCCATCGCTGTGGACAACCTGGCaggtggagatggagacgacaagaagaaagagtga gaggagggggagagggaggaggaggaggccgaagaagaagtgaag GTGGACATTGATGAAGACACTGagtacgaggaggaggaggagcttcctGTAGGAGAAGACG ATGGAGGCGCCCAGATAAACCTGACCGACCTCACTCCTCCCAAAGAGAAGGTCCTTCCAATTCCAGAAGGCAGTGCATTCTTCTGCCTCAGCAATACAAACCC CATTCGTGTGGCCTGTCACACTCTGATCCACCACCACATCTTCACCAACCtcatcctcgtcttcatcatcctcagcaGCTGCTCATTGGCTGCTGAGGATCCTATCAGGGCCCACTCCTTCAGGAACAAC attCTGGGTTACGCTGACTACGCCTTCACCTCCATCTTCACTGTGGAGATCCTGTtgaag ATGGCGGTCCACGGAGCGTTCCTCCATCAGGGCTCGTTCTGCAGGAATTGGTTCAACTTGTTGGATCTGCTGGTCGTCAGCGTCTCTCTGGTCTCCTTCTTCCTGCA ttcCAGTGCGATCTCAGTGGTGAAGATCCTCCGAGTCCTCAGGGTGCTGCGTCCTCTGAGGGCCATCAACAGAGCCAAAGGCCTCAAG cacgtggtccagtgtgtgttcgtggcCATCAGGACGATCGGAAACATCATGATCGTGACGACTCTGCTTCAGTTCATGTTTGCCTGCATCGGAGTCCAGCTGTTCAAG ggtaAATTTTATCGCTGCACGGACGAAGCCAAACACACTCCTGATCAGTGCAA agGGACATTTGTGGTGTATAAGGACGGAGACGTCAGTCACCCGATGGTCAGAGAGCGTCTGTGGCTTAACAGTGACTTCAACTTTGATAACGTGTTGATGGGGATGATGGCGCTCTTCACCGTCTCCACCTTCGAGGGCTGGCCGGC tctgctGTACAAGGCTATCGATGCTAACGGGGAGAACTCTGGTCCCATCTATAACTACCGGGTGGAGatctccatcttcttcatcgtctacatcatcatcattgcctTCTTCATGATGAACATTTTCGTCGGTTtcgtcatcatcaccttcaGGGAGCAGGGAGAACAGGAGTACAAAAACTGTGAGCTGGACAAGAACCAG cGTCAGTGCGTGGAGTACGCTCTGAAGGCTCAGCCACTCAAACTTTACATCCCGAAGAATCCGGTTCAGTATAAGTTCTGGTCTATCATCAACTCCACAGGATTTGAGTACGTGATGTTCGTTCTCATCCTGCTCAACACCGTCACTCTGGCTGTTCAG caCTACGAACAGTCTAAAACCTTCAGCCACATCATGGACATCCTGAACATGGTGTTCACTGGACTCTTCACTGTGGAgatgctgctgaagctgctcGCTCTCAGACTCAGG CATTACTTTGTGGATGCCTGGAACTCGTTTGATGCTCTGATCGTGGTCGGCAGCGTGGTCGACATCGTCGTCACCGAGTTCAGT AGTGGCGAGGACAGCTCCCGGGTGTCCATCACCTTCTTCCGGCTGTTTCGAGTCATGCGATTGGTCAAGCTCCTGAGTAAAGGGGAGGGGATTCGTACGCTGCTCTGGACTTTCATCAAATCACTGCAG GCGCTGCCGTACGTCGCTCTGCTCATCGCCATGATCTTCTTCATCTATGCCGTCATTGGTATGCAG ACATTTGGAAAGGTGGCAATGCAGGATCTCACTCAGATTAACAGGAACAACAACTTCCAGACATTTCCTCAGGCGGTTCTCCTCCTGTTCAG gtgtgcgACGGGGGAGGCCTGGCAGGAGATCATGTTGGCGAGTCTTCCAGGTAAACGCTGCGACCCAGAGTCAGACTATGAACCAGGGGAGGAGTTCAGCTGCGGCAGCAACATCGCCATCGTCTACTTCATCAGCTTCTTCATGCTCTGTGCTTTCCTG ATCATCAACTTGTTTGTTGCCGTCATCATGGACAATTTTGACTACCTGACACGTGATTGGTCAATTCTGGGTCCACATCATCTGGACGAGTTTAAGAGGATCTGGTCTGAATATGACCCAGAGGCCAA GGGTCGCATCAAACATCTGGACGTTGTGGCTCTCCTCAGGAGGATTCAACCTCCTCTGGGTTTTGGGAAGCTGTGTCCTCACAGAGTGGCCTGTAAG CGTCTGGTGGCGATGAACATGCCTCTGAACTCTGACGGGATGGTGACTTTTAACGCCACACTCTTCGCTCTGGTTCGCACTGCCCTCAAGATCAAGACCGAAG GTAACCCTGAGCAGGAGAACGAGGAGCTGAGGGGGATCATCAAGAAGATCTGGAAAAGAATGAAACCAAAATTACTGGACGAAGTAATACCACCACACGAAG aggaggaagtgaccgTCGGGAAGTTTTACGCCACGTTTCTGATCCAGGATTATTTCAGGAAGttcaggaagaggaaggagagaggaactCTAACCGGAGAGCCTGACACCACCAACACATCTGCTGTACAG tTGTGTAAAGCCGGTCTAAAGACTCTACAGGATCTGGGTCCAGAGATGCGTCTGGCTCTGAATGAGGAcctggatgaggatgaggaggagatgatagAGGAcgaagagctggaggagaacacTGTTTACAAG CAGGGTGAAAATGGATTTGGACCAGAGGCAGATCGACGAGGCTCCGCAGTGACCACGCCCACAG GTCCTGGTGGGGTTGTTGGAGACGTAGGTGTGTCTAACGGAGGTCTGATTCACCGGGTTGGTTCTCTGACCAAGATGCCGAATGGCAGCGAACACGATGAACATCTTCAACGTGGAGACAACATGAGgtcatctgtcaatcatcatcatccacgaCGTTCATCAATTAGGAACGGCCAACTGGATCGCAGCCACAAGAGACCATCGTACTACAAACAGGGAAG GAGGGACTCAAGGGACAGACACTGGAGGAACGGGGACACGGAGGCATTTGGAGAGCAGGGTTActacagcagagaggaagacaacGACAGCATCACCTCCAGAGAAAG aaatTACCCTGATGATCCTCGACTGTACAGAGACCACTACGATGGCCACTCCCCCTACACAAACAGTAACTTTGGTAATGGCTACAGTGAGGGCAGGAGGACGACACGAAGACGCCTACTTCCTGCTACGCCCACAG GTCGGAAACCATCGTTTAACATTCAGTGTCTGAGGAGGCAGGGGAGCAGTGATGACTTGCCCATCCCTGGGACATACCACCCCACCTCTCCGCCACGTCGCACGcgcacacag ACATTCAGCAATTATGAGTCTCATCTGTCCTCCGATCGCTCCGTGGCGGCCTCCTCGGCATCCTGGGCGAACCCGTGTCCTCGCCGTGGACGCCTCCTCTACGCTCCTCTGatcctggtggaggaggaaggcagcccgccctggggggggggaggacctgggggagagaggcagaaggGAGGGgcaggaagag GGGTCAGCGTGACAGGAGCAGAACCTAGACCAGCCTGGTACGGTGGTCCTGCGGGGACATCAG CACCGCCGCCGCCGTACAGAGCCTACACCACTCTCAGAGTTCCCTCTCAGCTCGGAGCTCAGTTCACGGAGAAACGAGGATCTGCCGACAGTCTGGTGGAGGCG GTTCTGATATCGGAGGGTCTCGGTCTTTACGCTCGGGATCCAAAGTTTGTGGCATTCGCGAAGCGGGAGATTGCCGATGCATGTCACATGACGGTGGATGAGATGGAGTCAGCTGCCAGCGATCTGCTTGGGAGCCACAGTTTCCTTAGCAACACTTCCTCTGACCCTGCCGCTCTCTACAGCGATGAAGAGCCAATGAGAACGGGCCGCGATGAGGACGAACTTGCAGATGAGATGACCTGTGTGACATCGTTTTGA